A genomic segment from Asterias amurensis chromosome 6, ASM3211899v1 encodes:
- the LOC139938160 gene encoding uncharacterized protein: protein MRSSTQIPDSAILVTFDVSSLYTNIPHHEGMSACVSALNASNQSRPSVSHIKELMSHILMKNNFTFSDRHFLQVQGTAMGTKMAPSYANLFMSQLEDRLLSSAPNRPLVWWRFIDDIFSIWCGDQDSLDEFINHINLFHLTIKFTTEQSLTSVNFLDVTITKSPNGLVTDVYSKPTETHQYLLSNSCHPSHCKSHCKKAIAYSQALRIRRICSKDTLYKRRS, encoded by the coding sequence ATGAGGTCAAGCACGCAAATACCTGACTCTGCTATTTTGGttacttttgatgtttcatcacTGTATACTAACATACCCCATCATGAAGGCATGAGTGCATGTGTCTCTGCCCTCAATGCTAGTAATCAGTCCCGCCCCTCAGTGAGTCATATTAAGGAACTCATGAGCCACATTCTAATGAAGaataatttcacattttctgACAGGCATTTTCTACAGGTACAGGGTACTGCCATGGGTACCAAAATGGCACCCTCATATGCTAACCTATTCATGTCTCAGTTGGAGGACAGACTCCTATCCTCCGCCCCCAACCGACCACTAGTTTGGTGGAGATTTATTGATGATATTTTCTCCATCTGGTGTGGTGACCAAGACAGCTTGGATGAGTTTATTAACCATATCAACTTATTTCACCTCACCATAAAGTTCACTACCGAACAATCTCTCACCAGTGTGAACTTTCTAGATGTGACAATAACCAAGTCTCCAAATGGCCTTGTCACAGATGTTTACAGTAAACCCACCGAAACCCACCAGTACCTTCTCTCCAATAGCTGTCACCCTAGTCACTGTAAGAGTCACTGTAAGAAGGCAATTGCTTACAGTCAGGCCTTGCGTATCAGGCGTATCTGTTCCAAAGATACCCTGTACAAGAGGCGCTCATAG